One Curtobacterium sp. MCLR17_007 DNA window includes the following coding sequences:
- a CDS encoding MraY family glycosyltransferase produces MKYYLLAGAISAVVSFLVSWVLWKAGVKYRWYPQVRERDVHRTPVPRLGGIAMFLGVVVSLLCAWFVFPHIQGIDFFRLVFAEPQRVLAVLAGATIIVVLGVADDIWDLDWMTKLAGQIIAAGILAWQGVAIVSLPIGNTLGVGSSYMSLIFTVLAVVLVMNAVNFIDGLDGLVAGVAIIAGGVFFLYTFFINRVVVQTEFFFNLPSLLTAVLVGACCGFLVLNWHPAKLFMGDAGALLVGFLMATSAVSITGNIDPAAVRTRTDLLPAFIPILLPFAILIVPMLDFGLAVFRRLSAGKSPFSADRKHLHHRLLDMGHSHFHAVLIFYAWTATVAVGCLLFLFVNWWWVVAFVAVGFTICAIATFAPLGRKRTEIAAQTAARAGGRVDASLDPLDRAAAGRDRPVTGGPRSGPTRPTTGEPS; encoded by the coding sequence GTGAAGTACTACCTGCTCGCGGGGGCCATCTCCGCAGTCGTGAGCTTCCTGGTCAGCTGGGTGCTCTGGAAGGCGGGCGTCAAGTACCGGTGGTACCCGCAGGTCCGCGAGCGTGACGTCCACCGCACGCCGGTCCCGCGCCTGGGCGGCATCGCGATGTTCCTCGGCGTGGTCGTCTCGTTGCTCTGCGCCTGGTTCGTGTTCCCGCACATCCAGGGGATCGACTTCTTCCGGCTCGTGTTCGCCGAGCCACAGCGCGTGCTCGCCGTGTTGGCGGGCGCGACCATCATCGTGGTCCTGGGCGTCGCCGACGACATCTGGGACCTCGACTGGATGACCAAGCTCGCCGGGCAGATCATCGCCGCCGGGATCCTGGCGTGGCAGGGCGTCGCGATCGTCTCGCTGCCGATCGGCAACACGCTCGGCGTGGGCTCGTCCTACATGAGCCTGATCTTCACCGTGCTGGCCGTGGTGCTCGTCATGAACGCGGTGAACTTCATCGACGGACTCGACGGACTCGTGGCCGGGGTCGCGATCATCGCCGGCGGGGTGTTCTTCCTCTACACGTTCTTCATCAACCGCGTGGTCGTGCAGACCGAGTTCTTCTTCAACCTGCCGTCGCTGCTGACCGCGGTGCTGGTCGGTGCGTGCTGCGGCTTCCTCGTCCTCAACTGGCACCCGGCGAAGCTCTTCATGGGCGATGCCGGCGCGCTGCTCGTCGGGTTCCTGATGGCCACGAGCGCCGTGTCCATCACGGGCAACATCGACCCCGCGGCGGTCCGCACCCGGACCGACCTGCTGCCGGCGTTCATCCCGATCCTGCTGCCCTTCGCGATCCTGATCGTGCCCATGCTCGACTTCGGGCTGGCCGTGTTCCGCCGGCTCAGCGCGGGCAAGTCGCCGTTCTCGGCGGACCGCAAGCACCTGCACCACCGCTTGCTCGACATGGGGCACTCGCACTTCCACGCGGTGCTGATCTTCTACGCGTGGACCGCCACGGTCGCCGTCGGGTGTCTGCTCTTCCTGTTCGTGAACTGGTGGTGGGTCGTGGCGTTCGTCGCGGTCGGCTTCACCATCTGCGCGATCGCCACCTTCGCCCCGCTCGGGCGGAAGCGCACCGAGATCGCGGCGCAGACCGCCGCGCGGGCGGGTGGTCGTGTGGACGCCAGTCTC